A window of the Pedobacter frigiditerrae genome harbors these coding sequences:
- a CDS encoding ATP-binding cassette domain-containing protein: MKHQYKETLLYIENLSVAYDDHIIIKDITLTEKDVVRDGIEHTGQVIAFVGRSGRGKSTFFKAITGLVPCKTGKILIKDFEATEPNVAKVVKEGNIGFVDQKYTLFRHKTVHQTLKFALRKTSLTETEKEAKIKEYIEKWGLDTCVDKYPNELSGGQRQRTAIIEQLFSSDHFIVLDEPFSGLDVGNIQEVKKSFELLSSTSDFNTVIFSTHDIELAIELAQTIYVIGYPTVNGKKESYGTIVAKFDLRDLGMAWELYGEKHIQLSKDIIHQMMIS, encoded by the coding sequence ATGAAACATCAATATAAAGAAACTCTTTTATACATAGAAAATCTAAGCGTAGCTTATGATGATCATATAATTATAAAGGACATTACGTTAACAGAAAAAGATGTAGTGCGTGATGGCATAGAACATACTGGACAAGTAATCGCTTTTGTTGGGAGGTCTGGCAGAGGTAAATCAACTTTTTTTAAAGCTATTACTGGTTTGGTGCCTTGTAAAACTGGCAAGATATTAATTAAAGATTTTGAAGCGACAGAACCGAATGTGGCAAAAGTGGTTAAAGAAGGCAATATTGGCTTTGTAGACCAAAAATATACCTTGTTTAGGCATAAAACCGTTCATCAGACTTTAAAATTTGCGCTTAGAAAAACTTCACTTACGGAAACGGAAAAAGAGGCTAAAATAAAAGAATATATAGAAAAATGGGGGCTTGATACCTGTGTTGATAAATATCCCAATGAACTTTCTGGGGGGCAAAGACAAAGAACTGCTATCATAGAACAACTCTTCTCCTCAGACCATTTTATTGTTTTGGATGAGCCTTTCTCTGGCTTAGATGTTGGCAATATTCAAGAAGTAAAAAAATCATTTGAATTGTTAAGCAGCACTTCAGATTTTAATACCGTTATTTTCTCTACACATGATATTGAATTAGCTATTGAGCTAGCACAAACAATTTATGTAATTGGCTATCCCACTGTTAATGGTAAAAAAGAAAGTTATGGAACAATTGTAGCCAAATTTGATTTGAGAGATTTAGGTATGGCTTGGGAATTATATGGAGAAAAACATATCCAATTATCAAAAGACATTATTCACCAAATGATGATTTCTTAA
- a CDS encoding AAA family ATPase: MKKQDPFSFLENSFLSIKEYLKSAETSSDKMIITAEFIQILEQETKKVLALCAILNQDDDFVSSINAEVNRSNNLLLKAEHFFISDLITAYQQNEAKESPTSRFVLAYYYDALRNNHFADVAGISALNKLVTSEEFKVHLLKIKKDNTLSTTKNHYYILSTLAEKKDKRLDIAANQIQVFLKYAYNLDFSNTKELNGFLGFEPSKVKSKYEAAAIADDSLEKVMKELNELVGLENVKKDIEELINLLEIQKKRSQKGLKNIEISLHTVFLGPPGTGKTTVARLLGRIFKHLGFLSKGQLYETDREGMIAGYVGQTATKVDKIVEESIGGVLFIDEAYALTQNTFGNDYGAEAISILLKRMEDKRDDLVVVAAGYTEPMKLFIESNPGLNSRFNRYFSFKHFTPAELFQIFENFCKKSDFTVSKDAEDKLKDTFDLLYSKKDEGFGNARVVRNLFEKCVQNQANRIIKLKKISPEILKSITEEDIPEPKETEKKVYFSNEEEK; this comes from the coding sequence TTGAAAAAACAAGATCCATTTTCATTCTTAGAAAACTCCTTTTTGTCTATAAAAGAGTATTTAAAATCTGCTGAAACTAGTAGCGATAAAATGATTATTACAGCAGAATTTATTCAAATACTTGAGCAAGAGACAAAAAAAGTATTAGCACTTTGTGCGATACTAAATCAAGATGATGATTTTGTAAGTAGCATAAATGCTGAAGTAAACCGAAGTAACAACTTACTTTTAAAGGCGGAGCATTTTTTCATTTCTGACCTTATAACTGCTTATCAACAAAACGAAGCTAAGGAAAGTCCTACATCAAGGTTTGTTTTAGCTTATTATTATGACGCTTTAAGAAACAATCACTTTGCAGATGTAGCAGGAATTAGTGCCTTGAACAAATTAGTTACTAGTGAAGAATTCAAGGTTCATTTACTCAAAATAAAAAAAGACAATACCCTTTCTACAACCAAAAATCACTATTACATTTTATCTACTTTAGCTGAAAAAAAAGATAAAAGGCTTGACATTGCTGCTAATCAAATTCAAGTCTTTTTAAAGTACGCTTACAATTTAGACTTTTCGAACACTAAAGAATTAAATGGTTTTTTAGGCTTTGAACCATCTAAAGTCAAGAGCAAATATGAGGCTGCTGCCATAGCCGATGATTCATTAGAAAAAGTAATGAAAGAGCTTAATGAGCTTGTTGGCTTAGAAAATGTGAAAAAAGATATAGAAGAATTAATAAACCTACTTGAAATACAAAAAAAACGTAGCCAAAAGGGTTTAAAGAATATTGAAATATCTTTACATACTGTTTTTTTAGGCCCTCCAGGCACAGGAAAAACCACCGTGGCAAGATTGTTGGGTAGAATTTTTAAACACTTGGGATTTCTTTCTAAGGGCCAACTTTATGAAACTGATAGAGAAGGAATGATAGCAGGTTATGTTGGGCAAACGGCTACAAAAGTTGACAAAATAGTAGAAGAAAGTATAGGAGGCGTATTGTTTATTGATGAAGCCTACGCTCTTACACAAAATACATTTGGCAACGATTATGGCGCCGAGGCCATAAGTATCTTACTAAAAAGAATGGAAGATAAAAGAGATGATTTGGTAGTAGTAGCTGCGGGCTATACTGAGCCTATGAAACTCTTTATTGAATCAAATCCAGGATTAAATTCAAGGTTTAATCGATACTTCTCTTTTAAACATTTTACCCCGGCTGAGCTATTTCAAATTTTTGAAAACTTCTGCAAAAAGTCTGATTTTACAGTTTCCAAAGATGCTGAGGATAAATTAAAAGATACTTTTGATTTATTATATTCAAAAAAAGATGAAGGTTTTGGAAATGCAAGGGTTGTTAGAAATCTATTTGAAAAATGTGTTCAAAATCAAGCGAACAGAATTATTAAGTTAAAAAAAATTAGTCCTGAGATTTTAAAGTCGATTACTGAAGAAGATATACCAGAACCAAAAGAAACAGAAAAGAAAGTCTATTTTTCTAACGAAGAAGAAAAATAA
- a CDS encoding PA2169 family four-helix-bundle protein has product METRTVNAEILNDLVQINNDRIAGYEKAIEELKSEDADLKSLFVRMIGESHKLKMALATEVQALGEDIDQGTTNSGKIYRAWMDVKAVFTGHDRKTVLNNCEFGEDAAQKAYKMALAEEDLSADLRSLITEQKAQLRASHDEIKALRDSQA; this is encoded by the coding sequence ATGGAAACGAGAACAGTAAATGCAGAAATTTTAAACGACCTGGTTCAAATAAACAATGATAGAATTGCAGGTTATGAAAAAGCCATTGAAGAGTTAAAATCGGAAGACGCTGATTTGAAATCTTTATTTGTAAGAATGATTGGCGAAAGTCATAAACTGAAAATGGCTTTGGCTACAGAAGTACAAGCATTAGGAGAAGATATTGACCAAGGAACCACAAATTCAGGCAAAATTTATAGAGCTTGGATGGATGTTAAAGCAGTTTTTACAGGTCATGATCGTAAAACAGTTTTAAACAATTGTGAGTTTGGAGAAGATGCAGCTCAAAAAGCATATAAAATGGCATTAGCCGAAGAAGATTTATCAGCGGATTTAAGAAGTTTAATAACTGAACAGAAAGCCCAATTAAGAGCATCTCACGATGAAATTAAAGCATTAAGAGACTCCCAAGCATAA